The proteins below are encoded in one region of Candidatus Cloacimonadota bacterium:
- a CDS encoding acyltransferase yields MHKCRGVDLGKNVFIGQDVIIDSVYPQKVHIGNGTRILNRVQIIAHNRDLGSYKQGDKVFELGYLVKDTYIEEDVSLMIGSIILPGVRIGEGAIVAAGSVVTRDVEPYTLVGGVPAKVVKRYPAGES; encoded by the coding sequence TTGCATAAATGCCGCGGTGTGGATCTGGGTAAAAATGTGTTCATTGGCCAGGACGTTATCATAGACAGCGTCTATCCGCAAAAAGTGCATATCGGCAATGGGACCAGGATCCTGAACCGGGTGCAGATAATAGCTCATAACCGGGATCTGGGCAGTTATAAACAGGGTGACAAGGTATTTGAATTGGGCTATTTGGTAAAAGACACCTACATCGAAGAAGATGTGAGCCTGATGATCGGCAGCATAATCCTGCCGGGAGTAAGGATCGGCGAGGGGGCGATAGTGGCGGCCGGTTCTGTGGTAACCAGAGATGTTGAGCCTTATACCTTGGTGGGGGGCGTACCGGCCAAGGTGGTAAAGAGATACCCCGCAGGGGAGTCCTGA
- a CDS encoding flippase-like domain-containing protein — translation MHSGRISVPVKKCTPDLLRKNSWQTAKWLGQIIITLALLYVAGRKVDPLQFWAYLRNFPVYFFILIPLILVLDILINSWRVKSLYGYYGVTARLRDVFFIKFHGLFFSLAFPLLGDAYKIQSFKILNNASYAKNTLVVLIDRLIYTFSLTLVLIPFWWLPVIKVPQAFKLALLVLLAVEALIILAINNVALFNLSKKLAAKIGYRGALGHTEFAHREGYARMIGINTVAAGLRHGLMGLMYLLICYTLMRQVNFHVWGFIAGVFSIMISRIIPVSVGGIGLREYVAVMVFPQTGISEELAFSTAFLMSSILIIQGLLGGLSFLGWKMKDTRCRKNDPVESSDETDLYV, via the coding sequence ATGCATTCAGGCAGGATTTCTGTACCTGTAAAGAAGTGTACTCCAGATTTGTTGAGAAAAAATAGTTGGCAAACAGCCAAATGGCTGGGCCAGATCATCATCACTTTGGCGCTGTTGTACGTGGCTGGCAGAAAGGTTGATCCGCTGCAATTTTGGGCGTACCTCAGAAACTTTCCGGTGTATTTTTTTATCCTGATACCGCTTATCTTGGTGCTGGATATCCTGATCAACAGCTGGCGGGTAAAATCACTCTACGGCTATTATGGCGTGACGGCCAGGCTCCGCGACGTTTTTTTCATCAAGTTCCACGGCTTGTTCTTTTCACTGGCTTTCCCTCTCTTGGGCGACGCTTACAAGATCCAGTCATTCAAGATCTTGAATAACGCGAGTTATGCTAAAAACACCCTGGTGGTGTTGATTGACAGGCTGATCTATACATTCAGCCTTACCTTGGTACTGATACCCTTTTGGTGGTTGCCTGTGATCAAGGTGCCCCAGGCTTTCAAACTGGCCCTGCTGGTTCTTTTGGCAGTGGAGGCGTTGATCATATTGGCGATCAACAATGTCGCCCTCTTCAACCTGTCGAAGAAATTGGCAGCGAAAATTGGCTACCGGGGCGCATTGGGGCACACTGAGTTTGCCCATCGGGAAGGATACGCCCGGATGATCGGCATTAACACAGTGGCGGCTGGCTTGCGCCACGGCCTGATGGGTTTGATGTACCTGTTGATCTGCTATACCCTGATGAGGCAGGTAAATTTTCATGTGTGGGGATTCATTGCCGGTGTTTTTTCCATCATGATATCAAGGATCATACCTGTTTCGGTGGGAGGCATAGGTTTGCGGGAGTATGTGGCCGTGATGGTTTTTCCCCAGACAGGGATATCGGAAGAGCTGGCTTTCAGCACGGCCTTTCTGATGTCCAGCATCCTGATCATACAAGGTTTGTTGGGGGGGCTGTCATTTCTTGGCTGGAAAATGAAAGACACCAGATGCCGGAAGAACGACCCGGTGGAGAGTAGCGATGAGACAGACCTTTACGTTTAG